The Rhizobium leguminosarum DNA segment CAAGACGCTGCCGCTCGGGCCGAACCAGGGCTTCTTCCTCGAAGTGCTCATCCTCAGCGGGCCGGCCCTGCTCTATATCCTCTATCTCGAATTCGGCAGCGGCCAGGGCCACCTCTACCGCACCGGCCTTGCCGATACGACGCTGCTGCTCGGCTGCGGCGTGATCACCGCCGTGCCGCTGATGATCTATGCCAATGGCGCCAAGCTCCTGAAACTCTCGACGATCGGCATCATGCAGTATATCGCGCCGACGATGATTTTCCTGATCGCGGTCTTCGTCTTCCAGGAGCCGCTCGGCACGGCGCGCATGATCGCCTTCCCGCTGATCTGGGCAGGGCTTGTCCTCTATAGCTGGTCGATGCTGAAGGGAAGCCGCGGGCGCTGAGGGCGCCTGTCCGGACTTCTACATCTTGGAGATCACCTCATCCTCGCCGTCGCGATCGGCGGCGAGCTGGGCTGCCTGGGCCATGATTGCGGGAATGATGCCGGAGATCTCGTCGACGACGAGCGGCTGCACCCGGTGGGCGGTGTGCAGGAAGCCTTCTTCGGTCATATGGCGCATCAGTTCCATCATCGGATCCCAAAAACCGTTGACATTGGCAAAGACCATCGGCTTTTCGTGGCGGCCGAGCTGTGCCCAGGTCATGATCTCGACGATCTCCTCCAGCGTGCCGATGCCGCCTGGCAGCGCGACGAAAGCATCGGAACGCTCGAACATCGTGTGTTTGCGCGCATGCATATCAGGGGTTACAATAAGTTCGTTGAGCTGACTCAGCGAGTGGCGAGTCGCTTCCATATCGATCAGGAATTCGGGGATAATGCCCGTGACCTGACCGCCGCCTGAAAGCACGCCGCTTGCGACCGCGCCCATGATGCCTTTGGTACCCCCGCCATAGACGAGGCGCAGGCCGTATTCGGCGATCTCTCGTCCGAGAGCACGCCCGGCCGCCATGTGGGAGGGATCGCGTCCCGGCCTTGAGCCGCAGTAAACGCAGATGGATCGAATCGATACAGATTGTTCGGTCATAGGGGCAAACAACTATTCCATTTCAATGCAGTCAAGAAAATTGACTGAAAAGCAGCGTGCCTAGCTTGCCGAATTGCTTTGAATGCTTGTGAAAAGCAACGGGAATCGCTAGCAATTTCGGTTACTACGGCAAATTGCCGCCTTGGGAGACATAATGATGAAGAACCGTGCCGGCTTGCTGGCCCTTGCAGTGCTCGTAATCGCAATCCTACTGATGGTGTTTTTCGTCATGCCGCGCATCGGCGGCGATGCAGGCAAGGTCGGCGACGCGATCAACCAGGCGAGCACGGAACTCAAGGATACGGTTAACGAGTCGGCAAAGACATCGCGCTCCGCTGTGGCGGATGCGGCTGCGACAGCCGACAAGGTGGGCCGCCTTTCGGCCGGCGCCAGCGTCTCGCTCAGCGAACTTAAGGCGCTGTTTGCCGACGGCAAGGGCCCTGCCGACGATGTCTTCGCCGCCGCCAAGACCAAGGCCGTCAACGCGCTGCGCGCACTTGCCGGTTTCGCAATCCCCGAGGGCCTCGATCCGGCGACCCAGACGCTTGCCACGAAAGCCAAGGACGGGGGCGCGAAGGCGCTCGCCATCGTCCAGTCGCTGCCAGAGAACATCACCGATGCGCTTGCCGCGATCGCCAAGGCCGAGGCTGCGCTGACCGGTGCGCCCGACTCTGCTGCGAGCACGGCAGCGGCGAATGCCGGCCCGAAGCTTCCCGCCTTCGACGTCTTGCGCGTTGAGCCCGACGGCTCGACGGTGATTGCCGGCTCCGCCGAACCGAACGGCAAGCTCGAAGTGCTTGACGGCGAAAAGGTCGTGACGACAGCCAATGTCGATGCCAGCGGCGATTTCGCCGCCGTTCTCGACGAGCCGCTTGCAGCGGGTGACCACCAGCTCGTGCTCAAGTTCACCGGCAAGGACGGCAAGAGCACGCTTTCCGAAGAAGTCGCGACTATTTCCGTGCCGAAAGACGGCAACGGCGCCAATCTACTCGCCATGGTCTCTAAACCCGGCACAGCGAGCCGCATCATCACCGCGCCGACGGCCGGAACCGAAGTCGCCGATGCCTCCAACAAGCCGGCCACGGGCGAAAGCTCGGCTGCGCCTGCCACAACAGCTGCGCCGACCGGCGAGCTGGCGCTGCAGACGCCAAACCTCACCGACGCCGCAGCCACGGCACCGGCCATCCCCGGCACCGCCGCACCCGACAAGACCAATGCGCCCGATGTGATGGTCAATGCCGTCGAGATCGAAGGCAACAAGATCTTCATTGCCGGCACGGCGCGCGCCAACGCCAAGGTCGTCGGCTATGCCGACGACAGCATGGTCGGCCAGGACACGGCCGGCTCGGACGGCCATTTCGTCATCGACGGTGTGGTGGCGCTCTCGGTCGGCGACCACAAGATCCGCGTCGATGTTGTCGACCCCTCCGGCAAGGTGATCGTGCGCGCGGCGGTGAATTTCAATCGCCCGGCCGGCGACCAGGTGAGGGTCGCCGCGCAATCCGCGCCCGCCGATGCGAACGGCGCTTCCTCGATGGTGCCGCTCGACGAGGGCGAGCTCGGCAAGCGCAAGGCCGAGACCGGCAAGGCCTTCGGCCTGCTGAAGAGGCTGTTTGCCGACGGCAAGCTGCCCGGCGCCGAACAGCTCGCGGCGGCACGCTCGGCAACGGAATTCGCTTTGCGCTCCGTCGCAGATTTCCGCCCGGCGGCCGATGCGCCCGACGCCTTCAAGCAAGCGTCCGGCGCCGCCTCTCAGGTCGCCGGCAATGCGCTGAAGCTGCTGCAGAGCCTGCCTGGGGACGCGAAGTCCGTCGGCGGGGCGCTCGACAGGCTGGGTGGCATGATCGCTGAACTCACCGCCGCACCGGCACCGACAACAACCTCCGCAAACGACGTCGGGAGCAACCAGCCGAAGACGATCGAACAGGCGCCGCTGACGGCAAACAACGCGGCGGTCATCATTCGCCGCGGCGACACGCTGTGGCAGATCTCGCGCCGCACCTATGGCCTCGGCGTTCGTTACACGACGATCTACATCGCCAACGAAGACAAGATCGTCGATCCCGACCGCATCCGCCCCGGTCAGATTTTCGGCCTGCCGAAGGATGTGTTGCCGAATGCCGAAGAGCTGCACCGCAAGCGCCTTTCCGGCCAACACCTCTAAGCACCAGATAAGATGACGGAGGCCGGGCGGGCGAACCGCCCGGCCTATCTTTTCCTGAACCCCGCATTTGTTGTATTCGTCCGCCCGGCACCCTATCTGGCGATGGCGGCTGCGGATTGCGGCAAGTGCTTTCAGGCACGTCCCGGTTCCGTGCTCCTGCCGGTATCGAAGCGCGGCAATCGCCGCAAGCCCATCTGGGCTGGAGACAAGCATGGCAAACGGCAAGACAGTCTCGGAATCCAACCTGCTGCAGACGCTTCGCAACCTCTGGCCCTATATGTGGCCGGCCGGCCGACCCGACCTCAAGATGCGCGTCGTCTGGGCTTCGGTCTTCCTGCTGATTTCCAAGTTCGTCCTGCTGCTCGTCCCCTATTTCTTCAAGTGGTCGACGGATGCGCTGAACGGCAGGATGGATCTTGCCGGCTCTGTACCGCCGCTGCTTGCCGGCGCCATCGCCCTGGTGATCGCCTATAACATCACCCGGCTGATCCAGCTCGGCCTCAACCAGTTGCGCGACGCGCTGTTTGCCAGTGTCGGGCAACATGCGGTCCGTCAGCTCGCCTACAGAACCTTCGTGCACATGCACGAGCTGTCGCTGCGCTTTCATCTGGAGCGCAAGACCGGCGGTCTCTCGCGCATCATCGAGCGCGGCACCAAGGGAATTGAGACGATCGTGCGTTTCACGATCCTCAATTCGGTCCCGACCGTCATCGAATTCCTGCTGACGGCCGCGATCTTCTGGTGGGGCTACGGCTTCTCCTATCTCGCCGTCACCGGCTTCACCGTCTGGGCCTATATCTGGTTCACCATTCGCGCATCCGACTGGCGCATCGCCATCCGCCGGTCAATGAACGACAGCGATACCGACGCCAACACCAAGGCGATCGACTCCCTCCTCAATTTCGAGACCGTCAAATATTTCGACAACGAAGAGATGGAGGCAAAACGTTTCGACAAATCGATGGAGCGCTACGAGAAGGCGGCGACCGATGTCTGGACCTCGCTCGGCTGGCTGAACTTCGGTCAGGGTGTCATCTTCGGCATCGGCACGACCATCATGCTGGTGCTGTCGGCGCTGGCCGTGCAGCGCGGCGAGCAGACGGTCGGTGATTTCGTCTTCGTCAATTCGATGCTGCTGCAGCTTTCCGCGCCGCTCAACTTCATCGGCTTCGTCTACCGCGAAATCCGCCAAGGCTTGACCGACATCGAGCAGATGTTCGACTTGCTTGAGGTCAAGGCCGAGGTCAAGGACACGCCCGATGCGACCGAGCTTCGGATCGGCCAGGGCGCGATCGCCTTTAAGGACGTGCACTTTTCCTACGACCCGGCCCGTCCGATCCTCAAGGGCATTTCCTTCGATGTGCCGGCCGGCAAGACGGTTGCCGTCGTTGGCCCGTCGGGTGCCGGCAAATCGACGCTGTCACGGCTGCTCTACCGTTTTTACGATATCCAGAGCGGCGCGATCACCGTCGACGGCCAGGACATCCGCACGGTGACGCAGAAGAGCCTGCGCTCAGTGATCGGCATGGTGCCGCAGGATACCGTGCTCTTCAACGACACGGTCGCCTACAACATCCGCTACGGGCGCACATCGGCCAGCGACGGCGAGGTCTTTGCAGCGGCCGAGGTGGCGCAGATCGCCCATTTCATCGAGACGCTGCCCGAGGGATTCGAGACCAAGGTCGGCGAACGTGGTCTCAAGCTTTCGGGCGGCGAGAAGCAGCGGGTGGCGATCGCCCGCACCATCCTCAAGTCGCCGCCGATCCTGATCCTCGACGAGGCGACATCGGCGCTCGATACGACGACGGAACGTGAAATCCAGACTGCGCTCGACGTGGTTTCGAAGAACCGCACGACGCTGGTCATCGCCCACCGGCTTTCGACCGTCATCGGCGCCGACGAAATCATCGTGCTGAAAAGCGGGGAGATCGCCGAGCGCGGCACGCATGCCGCCCTGCTCGAAATGAACGATCTCTACGCCTCGATGTGGAACCGCCAACGCGAGGCGACACAGGCGGAGGAACATCTGAAGCAGGTGCGCGAAAGCGACGACCTTGGTGTGATTGCGCGGCTTGCTCCGGCAAGCTGAGCCACGCGACCGACGCCGGCAGGCTTTTGTTGTTCAGAACCCTGGCGTCGGAACCAGAGCCCGGTCCACAGCATTGCCCCGGAGACGGTTTTTCGCTAACCACCGAGGAACGCAAACGCAAGGAGACCGGCAGCATGAGCCTGTTCAACACGGTTCGCAACACGATCGTCCCCGTGCATAAGGAGGGTTATCCCTTCGTTGCCGCCTTCTTCGTCGCGTCGCTGATTCTGGGCTGGATCTTCAAGCCGCTCTTCTGGATCGGCATGATCTTCACGCTTTGGTGCGCCTATTTCTTCCGCGATCCCGAACGGGTGACCCCGCAGGACGACGATCTGGTGATCTCTCCTGCCGACGGCAAGGTCTCGGCGATCCAGATGGTAACCCCGCCGGCGGAACTCAATCTCGGCTCCGAGCCGATGCTGCGCATCTCGGTCTTCATGAACGTCTTCAATTGTCATGTGAACCGGGCGCCGATGCGCGGGCGCATCGTCAGCATCAACTACCGCTCGGGCAGCTTCGTCAACGCCGAGCTCGACAAGGCGAGCGAGGACAATGAACGCAACGGGCTGGTGATCGAAACCCGGCACGGCCAGATCGGTGTCGTCCAGATCGCCGGCCTGGTGGCACGGCGCATCCTCTGCTGGGCAAACCCCAACGAACCATTAGATGCCGGCGAGCGCTTCGGGCTGATCCGATTCGGGTCGCGGCTCGACGTGTTCCTGCCCGCCGGTGCCGCGCCACGCGTTTCGCTCGGCCAGGTGGCGATTGCAGGAGAAACTGTGATCGCCGAATTCGCCTCCGCCAAGGGCCCCGTCATCAGCCGCCGCAGCTAAAGCGCGCTGCGATACTTCGGATTCGCGCTTGGCGCTTTAGCCCATTGTTTTTACGCATGTCGTTATCGTAGAACCGCTGCACACTTTTGCGCGACATGCTCCAGGTTCAGATTGGAACGCGATATGGAAACGCCCTTTCCGCCTTTCGAGCCTAATGGTCCGGATGATTCCGCCCGCGGCCCGCGTCTGCGGGAAATCCCGCTCCGTCTCGTTTTTCCGAACCTCATCACCATTCTGGCGATCTGCGCCGGGCTGACCGGCATCCGGTTGGCTTTCGAGAATCGTTACGAGCTCGCCGTCTCAATGGTGTTGGTCGCCGCCTTCCTCGACGGCATCGACGGGCGCGTTGCGCGGCTGATGAAGGCGACCTCGAAATTCGGCGCGCAAATGGATTCGCTCGCCGATATCGTCAATTTCGGCGTCGCACCCGCCCTCGTGGTCTATGTCTTCGCGCTCGACCAGGCGCGTTCGCTTGGCTGGATCGCTGCGTTGATCTATGCGATCGCCGCCGGGCTTCGCCTTGCCCGCTTTAACGTGATGGCGGAACGCGAGAACAAGGCGAGCTGGCAATCAGAATATTTCGTCGGCGTGCCGGCGCCGGCTGGCGCCATGCTGGTGTTGCTGCCGGTCTATCTCGGCTTCCTCGGCCTGGCGACGGACCGCACCTTCGCCTATGTCTCGTCGATCTATACTGTCGTCATCGCCTTCCTGCTGATCAGCCGGCTGCCGGTCTGGTCGGGCAAATCGGAAGGTAACCGGTTGCGGCGCGATCTCGTACTGCCGATGATGCTCGGCGTCGTGCTCTATGTGGCTCTGCTGATGAGCTACACCTGGGAGGTGATGGTCTTTACCGTTGCAGCCTATCTCGTATCGCTTCCCTTCGGCGCACGGAAATGGCGCCGGAAATACGGGACGCTGACGATCGAGGAACCCGGCGTCGGCGACGACGATATCGGCCGGCACATCTGACGCGGCAGCATTTCCTGATTTCTTCCCGTAATGGAAATGCTTCTCTCTTCACCTCCCGCATTCCTGGGAAAAATGTTGCGCGCTTTTCCCCAGAAAAACGGCTGCGCACTTTTATTGGAACTGCTCTCTTCAGTAAGTATTAACCAACGTAGGCTTCAGTTAAGCCTCGCGAATTATGGTACGCGTTTACAATTCCTGATAGGATGCGTCCCCGTTTTGTCGCTATTTGTGACCAAACATCAAACTACAAAATACCCTGGGAAGAACCACGTAGGAGAGTATCGTGACTTCGAAGAAGAGCAGTAGCGGCGAACAGCAGACGACCAAGCCTGACCTTGCCGCCAACTATCGCCCCGTCGGCCTCAAGGCTGTTGCCGCGGCATCGCTGATGGCGAAGCACAAGCCGACAAACGTCAAGAAATCCGCTTGAAGCGCCGGCACGACGAAGCGGAATAGCGCCGCATGAGAAACGGCGGATAAAATTCAAAAGAAACTGAGCTGGCCGTCGTAAGGCCTTTGCTTCTCGGGAGCCTTCAGCGGCTTTTCGATGACGACCGGCTCCTGCAGGTCGGGACCCATATTGGCGACCTTGTTGACCTTGTCGGAAACCGGGACGGCCTCGAAGAAATCGTCCTGAACGGGCCGCATCAGATCGACCACCTCGCGCGGTTCCTGCGTCTTGCAATCCAGCCACCGCGAAAAATCTTCGGGCTTGATGACGACGGGCATGCGATCGTGGATCGCGGATATGCCTGAGTTGGCTGATGTCGTCAGGATCGAGCCGGTATCGACCTCGGAACCGTCGGCCGAGGACCATGTCTCCATCAGCCCGGCGAAGGCGACGACCCCGCCCTGGCGCGGCCTGATCCAATAGGCCTGCGGTTTCTCGCCGCTATCCTTTGATGGGCGATGCCATTCATAGAAGCCGGAGGCCGGGATGAGCACGCGGCGATGGCGCATGGCCGCTCGGAAAGAGGCCTTGCCGATCGCGGTCTCAGAGCGGGCGTTGATCAGCAGCGGAAATTCTTTCGGATCCTTGACCCAGCCAGGCGTCAGGCCCCAGCGTACGAGCACGGCGCGCCGATCGGCCAAGTTGCTGCCCTGCTCCCTGCCCTCGCCTGATATGACGACGAGAATCGGCTGCGTCGGCGCGATGTTGTAGCGCGCCGGAAAATCGTCGAGATCGAGACCGGAGAAAAAGTCGCGCAGGTCGGCGCTGGTGATTGTCAGGGCGAAACGTCCACACATCGGCTTGTCTTTGCACCCGGCCTGAGTCCGGTCAAGGCGCTTCAGCCTCTCGGCGCAAAGAGGATGATGCTTGTCCCGGCAAGGCAGATTAGCGCCCCGCCGATATCGTAACGATCGGGCACACGGCTTTCCATCAGCCACAGCCAGAGCAGTGAAGCCAGAATGTAGATGCCGCCATAGGCCGCGAAGGTGCGGCCGGCCGCTTCGCTCGGCACCAGCGTCAGAAGCCAGGCAAAAAGCGCCAGCGAGACCATGCCCGGCGCCAGCCACCAGACCGGCTTTTCGAGCCTTAGCCATGCCCAGAAGGCAAAACAACCGGCGATCTCGAAGACGGCGGCGAAGGCGTAGATGATGTAGGTCACGAAAGCACCTTTCGAATCCGTCACCACTATCCCAGCGAAAACTGGGGAAGCCAAGCAGCGGCGGCATGCAAATATCGGTTCATCGGATAGAATGGGCGATCCGAGCCAAGAGCCTCAAGAGCAGCCCCGATGACCTCCGCCGCCAAAGCCGCCTCATCCGCCATTCTCGAACGCGACGGACGATTCCTGCTGGTGCTGCGACGCAATCCGCCTTCCGCCGACAAGTATGCCTTTCCGGGCGGACGCGCTGAACCTGGCGAGACGCCGGAGCAAACGGCATTGCGAGAATTCGGTGAAGAGACCGGCATTTCGGCACGCAACCCGCGGCTGTTTTCGACCTATGATCTGAAGA contains these protein-coding regions:
- a CDS encoding TIGR00730 family Rossman fold protein; this translates as MTEQSVSIRSICVYCGSRPGRDPSHMAAGRALGREIAEYGLRLVYGGGTKGIMGAVASGVLSGGGQVTGIIPEFLIDMEATRHSLSQLNELIVTPDMHARKHTMFERSDAFVALPGGIGTLEEIVEIMTWAQLGRHEKPMVFANVNGFWDPMMELMRHMTEEGFLHTAHRVQPLVVDEISGIIPAIMAQAAQLAADRDGEDEVISKM
- a CDS encoding LysM peptidoglycan-binding domain-containing protein; the protein is MMKNRAGLLALAVLVIAILLMVFFVMPRIGGDAGKVGDAINQASTELKDTVNESAKTSRSAVADAAATADKVGRLSAGASVSLSELKALFADGKGPADDVFAAAKTKAVNALRALAGFAIPEGLDPATQTLATKAKDGGAKALAIVQSLPENITDALAAIAKAEAALTGAPDSAASTAAANAGPKLPAFDVLRVEPDGSTVIAGSAEPNGKLEVLDGEKVVTTANVDASGDFAAVLDEPLAAGDHQLVLKFTGKDGKSTLSEEVATISVPKDGNGANLLAMVSKPGTASRIITAPTAGTEVADASNKPATGESSAAPATTAAPTGELALQTPNLTDAAATAPAIPGTAAPDKTNAPDVMVNAVEIEGNKIFIAGTARANAKVVGYADDSMVGQDTAGSDGHFVIDGVVALSVGDHKIRVDVVDPSGKVIVRAAVNFNRPAGDQVRVAAQSAPADANGASSMVPLDEGELGKRKAETGKAFGLLKRLFADGKLPGAEQLAAARSATEFALRSVADFRPAADAPDAFKQASGAASQVAGNALKLLQSLPGDAKSVGGALDRLGGMIAELTAAPAPTTTSANDVGSNQPKTIEQAPLTANNAAVIIRRGDTLWQISRRTYGLGVRYTTIYIANEDKIVDPDRIRPGQIFGLPKDVLPNAEELHRKRLSGQHL
- a CDS encoding ABCB family ABC transporter ATP-binding protein/permease, which translates into the protein MANGKTVSESNLLQTLRNLWPYMWPAGRPDLKMRVVWASVFLLISKFVLLLVPYFFKWSTDALNGRMDLAGSVPPLLAGAIALVIAYNITRLIQLGLNQLRDALFASVGQHAVRQLAYRTFVHMHELSLRFHLERKTGGLSRIIERGTKGIETIVRFTILNSVPTVIEFLLTAAIFWWGYGFSYLAVTGFTVWAYIWFTIRASDWRIAIRRSMNDSDTDANTKAIDSLLNFETVKYFDNEEMEAKRFDKSMERYEKAATDVWTSLGWLNFGQGVIFGIGTTIMLVLSALAVQRGEQTVGDFVFVNSMLLQLSAPLNFIGFVYREIRQGLTDIEQMFDLLEVKAEVKDTPDATELRIGQGAIAFKDVHFSYDPARPILKGISFDVPAGKTVAVVGPSGAGKSTLSRLLYRFYDIQSGAITVDGQDIRTVTQKSLRSVIGMVPQDTVLFNDTVAYNIRYGRTSASDGEVFAAAEVAQIAHFIETLPEGFETKVGERGLKLSGGEKQRVAIARTILKSPPILILDEATSALDTTTEREIQTALDVVSKNRTTLVIAHRLSTVIGADEIIVLKSGEIAERGTHAALLEMNDLYASMWNRQREATQAEEHLKQVRESDDLGVIARLAPAS
- a CDS encoding phosphatidylserine decarboxylase, encoding MEPPTRGDTGGGTSEAGARKRRPWCDCAACSGKLSHATDAGRLLLFRTLASEPEPGPQHCPGDGFSLTTEERKRKETGSMSLFNTVRNTIVPVHKEGYPFVAAFFVASLILGWIFKPLFWIGMIFTLWCAYFFRDPERVTPQDDDLVISPADGKVSAIQMVTPPAELNLGSEPMLRISVFMNVFNCHVNRAPMRGRIVSINYRSGSFVNAELDKASEDNERNGLVIETRHGQIGVVQIAGLVARRILCWANPNEPLDAGERFGLIRFGSRLDVFLPAGAAPRVSLGQVAIAGETVIAEFASAKGPVISRRS
- the pssA gene encoding CDP-diacylglycerol--serine O-phosphatidyltransferase — protein: METPFPPFEPNGPDDSARGPRLREIPLRLVFPNLITILAICAGLTGIRLAFENRYELAVSMVLVAAFLDGIDGRVARLMKATSKFGAQMDSLADIVNFGVAPALVVYVFALDQARSLGWIAALIYAIAAGLRLARFNVMAERENKASWQSEYFVGVPAPAGAMLVLLPVYLGFLGLATDRTFAYVSSIYTVVIAFLLISRLPVWSGKSEGNRLRRDLVLPMMLGVVLYVALLMSYTWEVMVFTVAAYLVSLPFGARKWRRKYGTLTIEEPGVGDDDIGRHI
- a CDS encoding SOS response-associated peptidase; protein product: MCGRFALTITSADLRDFFSGLDLDDFPARYNIAPTQPILVVISGEGREQGSNLADRRAVLVRWGLTPGWVKDPKEFPLLINARSETAIGKASFRAAMRHRRVLIPASGFYEWHRPSKDSGEKPQAYWIRPRQGGVVAFAGLMETWSSADGSEVDTGSILTTSANSGISAIHDRMPVVIKPEDFSRWLDCKTQEPREVVDLMRPVQDDFFEAVPVSDKVNKVANMGPDLQEPVVIEKPLKAPEKQRPYDGQLSFF
- a CDS encoding YnfA family protein — its product is MTYIIYAFAAVFEIAGCFAFWAWLRLEKPVWWLAPGMVSLALFAWLLTLVPSEAAGRTFAAYGGIYILASLLWLWLMESRVPDRYDIGGALICLAGTSIILFAPRG
- a CDS encoding NUDIX hydrolase translates to MTSAAKAASSAILERDGRFLLVLRRNPPSADKYAFPGGRAEPGETPEQTALREFGEETGISARNPRLFSTYDLKTHAADGSVNSHFLLSVFRVEADRDVVAEAADDAAAVGWYTVEEIRQLPVPQSVLECAERLEQDAENR